The Gemmatimonadaceae bacterium genomic interval CACTGGTGCCGATGGCGACGAGCACGTCGACTTGCGGTCCGAGCCTCGCCTTGAGACTGCGCGCGCGGAGACTCAGGTCGACGATCGCCTGCGATTCCTTGTCGAGCCGCTTTTCCTCGAGCTGTTCGCCGGCGAACGCCTTCACGACCCGCGCCGACGATATGGACTCCTGCGCGACCGACGCCAGCTCGCTCTGTTTCTGCTTCACGTCGCGCGAGGCGTGCTTGATCCGGCGCGTGAAGCCGTAGATCATCGCGAACAAAAAGGGCGCCACCGACAACCCGATCAATGCGAAACGCGCGTTGAGGTAGAACATCACGCCGATCATGCCGACAATCGTCAAGGCGTCGAACAGAATACCAAGCATCGCCGAGGCGATGAAGCTCTCGATCGAGTCGATGTCGCTGGTGAGACGCACGAGCATGTCGCCGGTTTGGCGCTTGTCATAGAAGGAGAGCGACAGCCGCTGCACGTGATGATAGAGCAGATGGCGCAAGTCGAACCCGACCCGCTTGGCCACCGTCGTCGCGAGGAAGTCGTCGAAGTACGACGCGACCGCGCCGATCAGCGCGATGACGATCACGGCGAGCGCCGCCACGTCGAGCGCACCGAGTTTGTTCGCGTCGCCGACGTGCGCCGCGAGCCAGCCGGGCATCGGCTTGGTCCCCAGGACGTAGTCGAAGATGACCTTGAGGGGCCACGGCTCGGCGAGTCCCATCCCTGCCTCGACCAACATCGCGAAGAACGCGACGGAGAGCAGCGGCCAGTACGGTCGTAGCAGTCGAGCCCGATTCAGCCGGCGCGTCGCCATGTCTGCGAGCGTTGCAACGGCCAAGCCCGACCTGTCAGAGCGGGCCGAGCGTGAACGCTAACGTTTTCTCTCGGAGCTTGTGGCACTCCTCAGTCCGTCCAGCGCCAATCCCGAATCTGGGGGAGATCCTCGAAGTGCTCGCGCGTGTACGCGGTGGCCTGCTCGAGGTGCTTGCTCAACTCTTCGGTCAGGTCGTGCGCGCGACGCGCCGACAGCGGTGAAAATCGGATGGCGAGAGCAGCGAGATGGAAACGGCTCATGTGGTTCAGCGCGACCATGTCGAATGGCGTGGTGGTCGTTCCCTGCTCGTTGAACCCCCTCACGTGAAAGCGCGACGGATCGGGTCGCCGGTGCACCAGCTGGTGCACGGCGAACTGGTAGCCGTGGAACGCGAAGACCACCGGCTTGTCGCGCGTGAACAGGGCGACGAACCGCTCATCCGACATTCCGTGCGGATGGATGGACGGCGCGAAGAGGCTCATGAGGTCCACGACGTTCACGACCCGCACGCGCAGCTCCGGAGCGAGGCGGCGCAGCCACCACGCCGCGGCCACCGTCTCCAGCGTCGGCGTGTCGCCGGCACACGCGAGGACCACGTCCGGTTCGTCCTCGGTGTTCCCGGCCCATGCCCACGTCGATGCGCCGGCCGCCGCGTGCTCGCACGCCGCGTCGATCGACAACCATTGGAGCTGCGGCTGCTTGTCGATGACGATCAGGTTGACGTAGTTGCGCGAGCGCAGGCAGTGGTCGGCGACGGACAGCAGCGTGTTCGCGTCGGGCGGCAGATAGATGCGCGCGACGGTACCGCGCTTGGACAACATCACGTCGATGAGCCCGGGCCCTTGGTGGCTGAACCCGTTGTGGTCGTTCCGCCAGCATGTCGACGTCAGAAGGATGTTCAGCGAGGCGACGGGCGCGCGCCACGGCAGATTCACCGCCTCCTCGAGCCACTTCGTATGCTGCACGATCATCGACGCGGCGACCATTGCGAACGACTCGTAGGTCACGAACAAGCCGTGCCGGCCGGTGAGCAAATACCCCTCCAGCCAACCTTCGCAGAGATGCTCGCTCAAGACTTCCATCACGCGCCCGTCGGCGCTCACGTGATCGTCGATGGAGAGGCGTCGCTCGACGAGGCACCGCGACTCGACCTCGAACACCGCGGACAGCCGGTTCGAGTCCGTCTCGTCGGGACAGAAGAGGCGAAAGTTCGACGGGGCGGCGTTGGCGAGAAATGTGTCGCGCAACAGCTCGCCCAGCGTACGCGTCGACTCTCGCCGAACATGCGCCGGCTTCGGCACGTCGACGGCGTAGCGGCGAAAATCGGGCAGCACGAGCGGGGCAAGCAGACGCCCCCCGTTGGCGTGCGGATTTGCGCCCATGCGGCGATCGCCGCGCGGCGAGAGGGTCGCCAACTCGCCGACGAGGCCGCCCTGATCGGTAAACAACTCCTCCGGGCGGTAACTGCGCATCCAATCGTCGAGCGCCTGCAACTGGTCCGGGTCGCTTCGCGCATTCGGCAGAGGCACCTGGTGCGCGCGGAACGTGCCTTCAACCGGTTTGTCCCCGACGACTTTCGGTCCCGTCCACCCTTTCGGCGTGCGCAGCACGATCGCCGGCCAGGTGGCGCGTGCACGAATGCTCGACGCGCCGCCGATGCCCGCGCGCGCATCCGATTGAATCGCTCGAATTCGATCGAAGCATTCGTCGAGCACGGCGGCAAGACTCTGATGGACTTCGGCGGGCACGTCGCCCGACACGACGAACGGCTCATAGCCCTGGGCTCTCAACAACTCGCAGACCGCTGTGTCGTCCTCGCGGCCCAGGACGGTCGGCCCACTGATCTTGTACCCGTTGAGGTGGAGCACAGGCAGCACCGCGCCGTCGCGCGCCGGATTCAAGAAACTCGTGCACTTCCACGACCCCTCGAGCGGCGCGGTTTCGGCTTCGCCGTCGCCGACCACGGCCACCACGGTGAGGTCCGGGTTGTCGAACGCCGCGCCGAACGCGTGCACCAACACGTACCCCAACTCGCCGCCTTCGTGGATCGACCCTGGCGTGGGAACGCTGACGTGGCTCGGAATTCCGCCGGGCGTCGAGAATTGTCGAAACAACCGTCGCATCCCGGCGATGTCTCGCGTGACTTCGGCGTAGACCTCCGAGTAGGTTTCCTCGAGGTACACGTTGGCCACGAGCGCCGGACCGCCGTGTCCCGGACCGGCGAGATAAATCACGTTCGCGTCCCGCTCGACGATCACTCGATTCAGATGCGCGTAGAGCAGGCTCAAGCCGGGCGACGTCCCCCAATGTCCGAGAAGGCGGGGCTTGATGTGCTCCCGACGAAGCGGCTCCCTGAGCAGCGGATTCTCCTGAAGGAAGATCTGCCCGACCGTCAGATAGTTCGCGGCCGCCCAATACCGGTCTATGCGGCGCAGCGCGTCGTCGCCGAGCGGGCCGCGCACGCGGCGCGTCTCCGCCACGGCCGGCTCTTCGGTCGCGAGCACGGCGCTCGAGACGCTTTCATCGAATACGAATCGTGAGTCCGACACGGCCCACCCCCGCCCTCGGCTGACGGTACCTTCTTCGTCGAATCCCTCTCCGTGCGCATCCTCGTCCTCAACGTCGGTTCGTCGAGCCTCAAGTTTCAGCTCGTCGAAACGGATTCCGACGCAATCGCAAACCATCACGACCGGCGGCTCGCCCGCGGGCAGATCGAACGAATTGGCGGCGAGGCAATTTGCACGCTCGCTCGCGAGGGCCAACCGGCCGCCACGACCACGGCCGCCCTTCGCGACCATGACGCCGCCATTGCCTACCTCATCAATTGGCTCACGACCGCACAGCGCGCCGCGCCGGCCGTCGTCACGCGCGTCGGCGACATCGACGCCGTTGGACATCGTGTCGTCCACGGCGGAGAGCGCTTCACCGCGTCGACCCTCGTCACCGACGAAGTCCAACGCCACATCGAAGCGCTGATCGACCTGGCGCCGCTCCACAACCCGCACAATCTGCGAGGCATTCAAGCTGCACGAGCCGTGCTCGGAGCGGGCGTCCCGCAAGTCGCGGTGTTCGACACGGCATTTCACCAGACGCTTCCCGAGCGTGCCTACCTGTACGCGATTCCCTATCAGCTCTATCGCCGCTACCGGGTGCGGCGCTACGGCTTCCATGGCACGTCGCACCGCTACGTGGCATACCGCTACCGTGAGCTGACCGGCCGCGCTCGTGACAAGACGCGCATCATCACGCTCCACCTTGGGAACGGCGCATCGGCGTGTGCGGTCGTCCAGGGCGACTCAGCCGACACGTCGATGGGATTCACGCCACTGGAAGGTCTGGTCATGGGCACGCGATCCGGCGACCTCGACCCTGCCGTCCTCGATTTCGTCGCGACGAAGGAAGGGCTCGACCTTCGCGAAGTGGATCTGCTGCTGAACAAACAGTCGGGCCTACTCGGGATTTCCGGCCTCACGTCCGACATGCGCGAGCTGATCGCCGAGGAGGGCGAGAACGGCGACCGCCGCGCCGCGCTCGCCATCGAGATCTTCTGCTACCGCGTCAAGAAATATCTTGGCGCCTATCTCGCGGCGATGAACGGCGCCGACGCGATCGTGTTCGCCGGCGGCATCGGTGAACACTCCCCGATGATCCGTGCACGAATCTGCGCGGATCTCGATTGGCTCGGCATTCGCGCCGACGGCGCCGCCAACCAGAAACTCGACGGCGGCGAGGGTCGGTTCGATGCGAGCGGCTCACGCGTCGAGCTGTGGGTGATTCCGACCGACGAAGAGTTGCTGATCGCCCGCGACACATGGCGCGTCGTGAACGGAGCGACACCGCCATGAGAATTCGTTCTTAGCCGCCGCGGAATACCGCGGCGGGATCCGCCTTCATCGCGGCTCGCGACGGGATGAAGCACGCCAGCGCCGCCGTCGCCAACAGGAGCGTCGCGACAGTCACGTAGGTGAGCAGGTCGGTCGGTGCCACATGAAAGAGCAGGGTGCCGACCAGGCGACTGCCCTCGAGCGCAATACCAAACCCAATCGCCAAACCGACCAGCACGAGCGTCAGGCCCTGTCGCATGACGAGGAGCAGAACGCGCTCCTGAGTCGATCCGAGCGCGAGCCGAATGGCGATCTCCGGCAGCCGATTCGCGACGCCGTACGCGATCACGCCGGCGAGTCCCGTCGCGCTGAGCACCAACGCGACGATCGCGAACGACATGAGCAGCGTCGTCGTCAAACGCGGCTCGGCGAGTTGTGCGCCGCGAACCTGCTCGAGGGTCTGCACCGACGAGACGGGCTGTTGTGGATCCACGTCGTGCACCGCGCCGCTGAGCGCTTTCGCGATCGGGGGTGTCGGGCCAGCCATGCGCAAGAACACGCGCAGATCGCCGACTCCTTGGCTCGCCAACGGGAGATACACCTCATCGGTGACGTCCTTCGCCAATCCGGCCGCGCGCACGTCGCCGACGACCCCGATGACCGAGAGCCAGTGGCGTCCGCTGTCCGGCGAGATTCGGCTGCCGACCGGATTCGCTCCGCTCCAATACTGCTTCGCCAGCCGCTGGCTGATGATGGCCGGCGGCGTGTTCGTATCCCGATCCGCCGCGCCGAACGTACGGCCGGCGAGCAGCGGCACGCCGATCGTCTTGAAGTAATCGCCACTCACCGCGGTCACGTCGCTGTGCGGCGTGCCGGCCGACGCGTTGGACCCTTCGATCTGAAACTTCACGTCCTGCGGCCGGTTGATCGTCAGCGGCAGCGCGCTCGCCATCGAGACCGATGACACACCGGGCAGCGCCTGCAGCCGGTCGATCAGCGCCGACGCGAAGTTCCGCTGGAGCGCGTTCGTGTTGTACTTCGTGAAGCTCAGCGTGAGGCGCGCGGTGAGGACGTTGTTCGTTTCCAGGCCGGCGTCGACGCGCTCGAGCGCGATGAGGCTCCGCCCGATCAGCGCCGCGCCGACGAGCGTCACGAACGCGATCGCGACCTGCGTCGCGACCAAGGCGCCGCGCAAGCGATGCTCGCCGCGCGACGCCATCGCGCCGGTGTTCCCCTGCCGCAACGCGTCGGCTGGACTTCGCCGCGCGGCGGCGTGCAAGAACGGCGTTCCGGCCACGACGACCGTGCTGACGAGACAGAGCACGAGCGCAAAGAGAAAAACCGCGGGGCTCATCGTGATCTCCGCGGCGCGCGGCGTGAAGTGCGTCGCCGTCGTTCTGAGCAGGCCGATTCCCGCGGCGGCGAGGCCGACGCCGAGCACCCCACCGGTCGCGGCGAGGTACAGATTCTCGAGCAGAATCTGACTGAACAGCCGGCCCTCGCCGGCACCGAGCGCCGAGCGGACCGCCATCTCTCGCGAACGGCGCAACTGCCGCGTCAGCCCGAGATTCGCAACGTTGGCGATCGCGGCCAGCAGCAAAAAGGCCGCCGTCGCGAGCAGCGTCAGCAAGATCGGCTTGGCGCGCGCCGTCATCTCGTCGCGCGCGAGCGTCGCGTCGTAGTGAAGCCGCTGTTGAGCCGGGTATGCCTCGGGGTGCGAGGCGTGATTGCGCGCGCCGAGCGTGGCGAGCTCCGATCGCGCGCGATCAAGCGACGCGCCCGGTTTGAGCACCGCGAACGCCCCCACCATCCGCATCCCGAAGTCGTTCATCATCATCGGCGCGGAGCGGAACGGACAGGCGCCGGCGGGCATGAACATCTGGTCGTTGTTGGGATAGCTCGGCATCGGCGGTAGAACACCGACCACCGTGTGAATCTTGTCGTTCATCGTGAACTTGGCGCCGATGACCGACGAGTCGCCGTGGAACTGCTCCATCCAGAACGAGTGCGTCAGCACGACGACGGGTGGAGCGCCCACCACCTCCTCCCCCGGGCGGAACGTGCGTCCGAGCATCGGCTTCACGCCGAGCATGTCGAAGAAGCGGTCGGAGACGACCCCCGTCTGCACGCGCAGGGGCTCGCCATACCCGTACAACTGAAAGGACATGCTGTGATACTCGGCGACACCGCTCATCGACTGAGTCGCCGCGTTCAGCGCCGCGACCTCGCGCATCGAGAATCCTTCGTCGGGCGATCGCGTCGACGGTTGCGTGAGATGGACGAACCGGTCGCCGACGCCGATCGGCAGGCGGCGAAGCAGGACTCCATCGACCATGCTGAAGATCGCCGTGCTCGCGCCGATCCCCAGGCCCAAGGTCAGCACCGCGGCAATCGAAAAGGCCGGCGCTTTGATCAGCGAGCGCAGAGCATATCGCGAATCGTCGAACATGTGCACTCCCTCCCCCGTCACAGACAGCGTGGTTACGTGAATGGTTTGTCCACGAGGTTGAAGCGGCTTCTATAGTCGCGCGGCAACACGCCGAATCGCCGCCCGAACGCCCGCCGAAAGGCATCGTCGCTCGCGTACCCAACCGAGCGCGCGACGGATTCCACCGTGGTTCGCCGCAGGGCCAAACGCCGGCACGCTTCGGTGAGACGCGCCTCTTCGACGAATGCGGCCGGCGTCTTCGAGAACCGCTCTCTGAATGCCCGCGTG includes:
- a CDS encoding phosphoketolase family protein, translating into MSDSRFVFDESVSSAVLATEEPAVAETRRVRGPLGDDALRRIDRYWAAANYLTVGQIFLQENPLLREPLRREHIKPRLLGHWGTSPGLSLLYAHLNRVIVERDANVIYLAGPGHGGPALVANVYLEETYSEVYAEVTRDIAGMRRLFRQFSTPGGIPSHVSVPTPGSIHEGGELGYVLVHAFGAAFDNPDLTVVAVVGDGEAETAPLEGSWKCTSFLNPARDGAVLPVLHLNGYKISGPTVLGREDDTAVCELLRAQGYEPFVVSGDVPAEVHQSLAAVLDECFDRIRAIQSDARAGIGGASSIRARATWPAIVLRTPKGWTGPKVVGDKPVEGTFRAHQVPLPNARSDPDQLQALDDWMRSYRPEELFTDQGGLVGELATLSPRGDRRMGANPHANGGRLLAPLVLPDFRRYAVDVPKPAHVRRESTRTLGELLRDTFLANAAPSNFRLFCPDETDSNRLSAVFEVESRCLVERRLSIDDHVSADGRVMEVLSEHLCEGWLEGYLLTGRHGLFVTYESFAMVAASMIVQHTKWLEEAVNLPWRAPVASLNILLTSTCWRNDHNGFSHQGPGLIDVMLSKRGTVARIYLPPDANTLLSVADHCLRSRNYVNLIVIDKQPQLQWLSIDAACEHAAAGASTWAWAGNTEDEPDVVLACAGDTPTLETVAAAWWLRRLAPELRVRVVNVVDLMSLFAPSIHPHGMSDERFVALFTRDKPVVFAFHGYQFAVHQLVHRRPDPSRFHVRGFNEQGTTTTPFDMVALNHMSRFHLAALAIRFSPLSARRAHDLTEELSKHLEQATAYTREHFEDLPQIRDWRWTD
- a CDS encoding acetate kinase, coding for MRILVLNVGSSSLKFQLVETDSDAIANHHDRRLARGQIERIGGEAICTLAREGQPAATTTAALRDHDAAIAYLINWLTTAQRAAPAVVTRVGDIDAVGHRVVHGGERFTASTLVTDEVQRHIEALIDLAPLHNPHNLRGIQAARAVLGAGVPQVAVFDTAFHQTLPERAYLYAIPYQLYRRYRVRRYGFHGTSHRYVAYRYRELTGRARDKTRIITLHLGNGASACAVVQGDSADTSMGFTPLEGLVMGTRSGDLDPAVLDFVATKEGLDLREVDLLLNKQSGLLGISGLTSDMRELIAEEGENGDRRAALAIEIFCYRVKKYLGAYLAAMNGADAIVFAGGIGEHSPMIRARICADLDWLGIRADGAANQKLDGGEGRFDASGSRVELWVIPTDEELLIARDTWRVVNGATPP
- a CDS encoding ABC transporter permease; translation: MFDDSRYALRSLIKAPAFSIAAVLTLGLGIGASTAIFSMVDGVLLRRLPIGVGDRFVHLTQPSTRSPDEGFSMREVAALNAATQSMSGVAEYHSMSFQLYGYGEPLRVQTGVVSDRFFDMLGVKPMLGRTFRPGEEVVGAPPVVVLTHSFWMEQFHGDSSVIGAKFTMNDKIHTVVGVLPPMPSYPNNDQMFMPAGACPFRSAPMMMNDFGMRMVGAFAVLKPGASLDRARSELATLGARNHASHPEAYPAQQRLHYDATLARDEMTARAKPILLTLLATAAFLLLAAIANVANLGLTRQLRRSREMAVRSALGAGEGRLFSQILLENLYLAATGGVLGVGLAAAGIGLLRTTATHFTPRAAEITMSPAVFLFALVLCLVSTVVVAGTPFLHAAARRSPADALRQGNTGAMASRGEHRLRGALVATQVAIAFVTLVGAALIGRSLIALERVDAGLETNNVLTARLTLSFTKYNTNALQRNFASALIDRLQALPGVSSVSMASALPLTINRPQDVKFQIEGSNASAGTPHSDVTAVSGDYFKTIGVPLLAGRTFGAADRDTNTPPAIISQRLAKQYWSGANPVGSRISPDSGRHWLSVIGVVGDVRAAGLAKDVTDEVYLPLASQGVGDLRVFLRMAGPTPPIAKALSGAVHDVDPQQPVSSVQTLEQVRGAQLAEPRLTTTLLMSFAIVALVLSATGLAGVIAYGVANRLPEIAIRLALGSTQERVLLLVMRQGLTLVLVGLAIGFGIALEGSRLVGTLLFHVAPTDLLTYVTVATLLLATAALACFIPSRAAMKADPAAVFRGG